One window of Pyrus communis chromosome 12, drPyrComm1.1, whole genome shotgun sequence genomic DNA carries:
- the LOC137710162 gene encoding uncharacterized protein: protein MEKILSVNHILHLTRARSMALAMAATSYTTLAPPPQLQPPLTVANFRNERATSMTRINMRPPNSIQMRNLSTTSDQIPNKDSDVAPSAGNPCHVLFYNVIEPYEYKSKNKKNLEREAEVDASCAYLKQLLPLAWSHDPLTTLKIIAHLIHGRLYWEGFYTAAYWLHHNHPKTLLCYATFAKSIGKLFELPEILYRLLEDQDGRRGSEKKTLAMAKKAIERYKRDPDYKLLYDEVTDVFAESLKSDLEKLKQQNLKREYHGDYFDDSDDDDDDDENCEKISDAAYSCVFNRHYTWVPIRATFLCENIARKVFPQESYPEYQGAKETDYTRRVTDRLRKEFLNPLEKYYSSVRTHMGFGRMPFDVEKYLEEVKADKSKIVANALLPHEVLRYVNHSNLRQAAELQWKVMVEDIYLKQGKFKNCLAVCDPGKTWIRGLQEDVSSALGILVSELSEEPWKGKVISFSKSPELHWIQGDEFRYRCEFVKRMDSNRACKCDFVKRMDSNSSTDIKKVFDLILEVAVNENLEPEQMIKKVFVFSHQVFKKEDYPYGDCCSKSDYKAIQRKFTEKGYGDVVPQLVYWNLADKFFHDDGRPLIPYTQPGVTIVCDFSKKLLKTFLENDGEIGPDKVMEAAVSDEEYQQLAVID from the coding sequence ATGGAGAAAATCCTGTCAGTCAACCACATCCTGCATCTCACAAGAGCAAGATCCATGGCCTTGGCAATGGCAGCTACGAGTTATACAACTCTTGCTCCTCCTCCGCAGCTCCAACCACCATTAACGGTTGCGAATTTCAGGAACGAGAGAGCCACATCGATGACAAGAATCAACATGAGACCCCCAAATTCGATCCAAATGAGGAACTTGAGTACTACCAGTGATCAGATTCCGAACAAGGATTCAGACGTCGCACCTTCAGCTGGTAACCCCTGCCATGTTCTCTTTTACAACGTCATCGAACCATACGAGTACAAAtccaagaacaagaaaaacttAGAGAGAGAGGCTGAGGTGGACGCTTCGTGTGCATATCTGAAGCAACTGCTGCCGCTGGCCTGGTCCCATGATCCCTTGACCACCCTCAAGATCATTGCTCACCTAATTCACGGCAGACTTTATTGGGAAGGGTTTTACACGGCGGCATACTGGCTCCACCACAACCACCCCAAGACCCTATTGTGCTACGCAACATTTGCCAAGTCGATAGGGAAATTGTTTGAACTTCCGGAGATTCTGTACCGTCTTCTAGAAGACCAAGACGGGAGAAGGGGGAGTGAGAAGAAGACCCTCGCCATGGCCAAGAAAGCTATTGAGAGGTACAAGCGTGACCCGGATTATAAGTTGTTATACGATGAGGTCACGGATGTTTTTGCAGAATCCTTGAAGTCTGATCTTGAAAAATTGAAGCAGCAAAATCTTAAGCGTGAATATCATGGTGATTATTTTGAtgatagtgatgatgatgatgatgatgatgagaacTGTGAGAAGATAAGTGATGCTGCATACAGTTGCGTTTTCAACCGCCACTATACCTGGGTCCCAATCCGCGCCACTTTTCTGTGTGAAAACATTGCAAGGAAGGTTTTCCCGCAGGAATCATATCCAGAATACCAAGGTGCTAAGGAGACCGATTACACAAGAAGAGTCACAGACCGGCTTAGGAAGGAGTTTTTGAATCCCTTGGAGAAGTACTACAGCTCTGTTAGAACCCATATGGGATTTGGAAGGATGCCCTTTGATGTTGAAAAGTATTTGGAGGAGGTGAAAGCCGACAAGTCCAAGATTGTGGCCAATGCTTTACTTCCACATGAGGTCCTACGCTATGTGAATCATTCGAATTTAAGGCAAGCAGCTGAGCTTCAGTGGAAGGTGATGGTGGAGGACATCTACTTAAAGCAAGGGAAATTCAAAAACTGCTTGGCTGTATGTGACCCTGGCAAGACATGGATAAGGGGGCTCCAGGAGGATGTGTCATCTGCGTTGGGAATTTTGGTTTCTGAATTGAGTGAAGAGCCATGGAAAGGAAAAGTGATCAGTTTCAGTAAGTCGCCTGAGCTGCATTGGATACAAGGGGATGAATTTAGGTACAGGTGCGAGTTTGTTAAAAGGATGGACAGCAACCGTGCGTGCAAGTGCGATTTTGTTAAAAGGATGGACAGCAACAGCTCTACTGATATCAAGAAGGTGTTTGATTTGATTCTCGAGGTGGCTGTAAATGAGAATTTGGAGCCAGAGCAGATGATCAAGAAGGTGTTTGTGTTCAGTCACCAAGTCTTTAAAAAGGAGGATTATCCCTATGGTGACTGCTGCTCGAAGTCGGATTATAAGGCAATACAAAGGAAGTTTACAGAAAAAGGATATGGAGATGTGGTGCCACAATTAGTGTACTGGAACTTGGCAGATAAATTCTTTCATGATGACGGAAGGCCATTGATCCCTTATACACAACCAGGGGTGACGATAGTGTGCgatttttccaaaaaattgCTCAAAACTTTCTTGGAAAATGATGGGGAAATTGGCCCGGACAAGGTCATGGAAGCCGCCGTATCCGATGAAGAGTACCAGCAGCTGGCTGTAATTGACTGA
- the LOC137710568 gene encoding zinc finger CCCH domain-containing protein 67-like — translation MALSEATSVVPPNPETPSTNHAHSDQGSLPSSPDPDPTPSDLDHAVLDELQKLDLKEPVEEGDGEPDELQKLDSTEKVEEDGVGELQKVDLKEEEDGAGELQKVDLKEEEGGEGVEEEEKSSGEREVEILNGEENERQSEQSCHSDGGGGGEGWGGNQGWEEDGGEVEEKKAEETQESNRRYQYPVRPEAEDCSYYLKTGSCKFGSNCKFNHPVSRKTNQVPRERVKDKDELAENPSQTECKYYLRSGGCKYGTDCRYSHSKLKPSVAPVLELNFLGLPIRPGERECPYYMRNGSCKYASNCRFNHPDPTAIGGSDRPSGFGKDGPALLQVASQSTVAPWSAPRPLNEAPIYTPMMIPPPQGVSSQNSEWNGYRAPPFIPERSMPARPLYMMNNSVTETNVYKQYPHQNQVEEFPERPGQRDCSYFLRTGDCKFKSNCKYHHPKTQTAVAPLFTELSDKGLPLRPDQNICTHYSRFGICKFGPACKFDHSTHISSSTTSGPDHQLPFGDWATTNGVGIAGSRRGTDGTSQPQPVQ, via the exons ATGGCACTCTCTGAAGCAACCTCTGTTGTTCCCCCAAATCCCGAAACCCCCAGCACCAACCACGCTCATTCCGACCAGGGGTCTCTGCCTTCCTCCCCAGATCCCGATCCCACACCATCTGATCTAGATCATGCGGTCCTCGATGAGCTTCAGAAACTGGATTTGAAAGAGCCGGTGGAGGAGGGGGATGGAGAACCTGATGAGTTGCAGAAGCTGGATTCGAcagagaaggtggaggaggACGGAGTTGGTGAGTTGCAGAAGGTGGAtttgaaggaggaggaggacggaGCTGGTGAGTTGCAGAAGGTGGAtttgaaggaggaggagggcgGGGAGggagtggaagaagaagagaagagttcCGGTGAGAGAGAGGTTGAGATTTTAAACGGAGAGGAAAATGAGAGGCAGAGTGAGCAGAGTTGTCATAGCGACGGAGGAGGCGGAGGAGAAGGATGGGGAGGAAATCAGGGGTGGGAGGAGGATGGAGGTGAGGTGGAGGAGAAGAAGGCGGAGGAAACTCAGGAAAGTAACAGAAGGTATCAGTACCCGGTGAGGCCGGAAGCTGAAGACTGTTCGTATTATCTAAAGACCGGGTCTTGCAAATTTGGATCCAATTGCAAGTTTAATCACCCTGTTAGTAGGAAAACCAACCAG GTGCCTAGGGAAAGGGTCAAGGATAAGGATGAGTTGGCAGAGAATCCAAGCCAGACGGAATGCAAG TATTACTTGAGGTCAGGGGGATGCAAGTATGGGACAGATTGCAGATACAGCCACAGCAAATTGAAACCTTCTGTAGCTCCAGTTCTTGAGCTTAATTTTTTAGGCCTGCCAATTCGACCG GGTGAGAGAGAGTGCCCCTACTATATGCGAAATGGCTCCTGCAAGTATGCATCAAACTGCAGGTTTAACCACCCTGATCCTACAGCTATAGGAGGATCTGATCGCCCATCTGGATTTGGCAAAGATGGTCCTGCATTGTTACAAGTTGCATCACAATCAACAGTGGCACCGTGGTCTGCACCACGGCCATTGAATGAGGCTCCAATTTACACACCAATGATGATTCCACCACCTCAAGGGGTTTCTTCTCAAAATTCAGAATGGAATGGTTATCGG GCTCCACCATTTATACCAGAAAGGAGCATGCCTGCACGTCCACTATATATGATGAACAACTCAGTGACTGAAACCAACGTCTACAAACAATATCCACACCAGAATCAAGTTGAAGAGTTCCCAGAAAGACCTGGCCAACGTGATTGCAGTTATTTCTTAAGAACGGGAGATTGCAAGTTTAAATCTAATTGCAAATATCACCATCCAAAAACTCAGACCGCCGTAGCCCCCCTATTCACTGAACTCAGTGACAAAGGCCTGCCGTTGAGACCA GATCAGAACATTTGCACACATTACAGTCGCTTTGGCATTTGCAAATTTGGGCCAGCTTGTAAATTTGACCACTCGACACATATATCATCTTCAACTACATCTGGTCCTGATCATCAACTTCCTTTCGGTGACTGGGCGACTACTAATGGGGTGGGAATAGCTGGGAGCAGACGTGGAACTGATGGTACAAGTCAGCCGCAGCCCGTGCAATAA
- the LOC137711690 gene encoding protein STICHEL-like 2 produces the protein MDGRRHSVDIPISKTLGQLRRVRSLRDPDTNSMCKYSALVENVNWETNSNNDISVRFMNSFQGGSDKHRSFRSKNPGLYGQGGDCIDDFELDCALGKSRLILHENSEWIGSTGSRLVRSKQAEEFDFSGSDKEDVYGNKSLSDRHCGSQMDKGLALTRVNPLEDGDYEAAGRSLHLERTDQIASKRQSQRKNNVNSSREVGNFRKVCSPCRSASDALSSHSASLFVNEEADAIDHNRPSCEVNCCWSRTPRFRGANLPFNVDEFPLLYKNADESALYEQKSLKHIGNERSPYPRSLSQKFRPKSFNELVGQNVVARSLLGAISRGRIASFYLFHGPRGTGKTSAARIFAAALNCLSHEEHRPCGLCCECVLYFSGRSGDIKEVDSVRINRRDRVRSLIKNAALPPLSSRFKVLIIDECHLMHGETWATVLNSIDNLSQHVVFVMITPDVNELPRSAVSRSQRFHFPKVKDADIASRLGRICVEEGLEFDQGAVDFIAAKSNGSLRDAEMVLDQLSLLGKKVTMGLAYELIGAISDDELLGLLDMALSSDTSNTVIKARELMRSRVDPMQLISQMANLVMDILAGKCQDNASEVRKKFCSRHTSEADLQKLTFALRVFSETEKQLRVSKNQTTWLTAALLQLSSVESSSSDGNADSFKNLATCSCKLNTPDKLRMQKDSDGKLEAVWKRATDLCLSNSLKNFLKKQGKLSSLLLDQGLAIAELEFCHPDYVSKAEKSWKIIANSLQSICGCNVEIRINLVPCASDSKYAKVKKSSFRLFSCSRRMQQTSQSSTERGTESDYSEYTSEKPMLSDRPILPCSSECSHQMPNNCSDRMVVVSTLRNSEGNILSTRTASSHRSFEDDMSKIPGLVVDSSKEEESNHECHVLSFEEPEHQPNCFPRTLKLQKKFRSSNASQTTCCTKQHNKTASSSPSKTSFGTCLVGNDSYVFCSGACNNTDSCINENVLKKNSAMLCWRTPTLHSGKALQLRHKQQHLNRGCWVLPCSTAK, from the exons ATGGATGGGAGGCGACATTCTGTTGATATTCCTATCTCGAAAACTCTCGGGCAACTGAGGAGGGTGAGGTCTCTCAGGGATCCTGATACTAATTCTATGTGCAAGTACTCTGCCTTGGTTGAGAATGTGAACTGGGAAACGAATTCGAACAATGACATTTCTGTGCGGTTCATGAATAGTTTCCAAGGTGGCTCTGACAAACATCGTTCTTTTAGATCAAAGAATCCGGGTCTGTATGGACAAGGAGGGGATTGCATAGATGATTTTGAATTAGATTGTGCTTTAGGAAAATCTAGGTTGATCTTGCATGAGAATTCAGAGTGGATTGGAAGTACAGGAAGTCGTCTGGTTAGGAGCAAACAAGCTGAAGAATTTGATTTTTCAGGATCAGATAAGGAAGATGTGTATGGAAATAAATCACTCAGTGATAGACACTGCGGCAGTCAAATGGATAAAGGATTGGCCTTGACACGCGTCAACCCTTTGGAGGATGGGGATTATGAAGCAGCTGGTAGATCATTGCATTTAGAAAGAACAGATCAGATTGCATCAAAGAGACAATCACAACGCAAAAATAATGTAAATTCGTccagggaagttggtaattttCGTAAAGTTTGCAGTCCATGCCGCTCAGCAAGTGATGCTCTTTCAAGCCATAGTGCATCTTTATTCGTAAATGAAGAGGCTGATGCCATTGATCACAATCGTCCTAGTTGTGAGGTCAACTGCTGCTGGTCAAGAACCCCTCGATTCAGAGGAGCTAACCTCCCTTTCAACGTAGATGAGTTTCCTTTGTTATACAAGAATGCAGATGAGAGTGCGCTTTATGAACAGAAGAGCTTGAAACACATTGGCAATGAAAGGAGTCCATATCCTAGGAGTCTGAGTCAGAAATTCAGGCCAAAATCTTTTAATGAATTGGTGGGACAAAACGTAGTAGCGAGGTCTCTTTTGGGAGCTATCTCTAGAGGAAGAATAGCCTCATTCTATCTATTCCATGGCCCTCGTGGTACAGGAAAGACATCTGCCGCAAGGATTTTTGCTGCTGCGCTAAATTGCCTTTCGCATGAGGAGCATAGGCCATGTGGTCTCTGCTGTGAATGTGTTTTGTACTTTTCTGGAAGGAGTGGGGACATCAAGGAAGTTGATTCTGTGAGAATCAATCGAAGAGACAGGGTTAGATCTCTTATTAAGAATGcagctcttcctccactttcaTCACGGTTTAAGGTTTTGATTATTGATGAGTGCCACCTGATGCATGGGGAAACATGGGCAACGGTTTTGAATAGCATAGATAACCTTTCTCAACATGTTGTCTTCGTGATGATCACTCCCGACGTCAATGAGCTTCCCCGAAGTGCAGTTTCACGGTCTCAAAGATTTCACTTTCCAAAGGTTAAGGACGCTGATATTGCAAGCAGATTAGGGAGAATCTGTGTTGAAGAGGGTCTTGAATTTGATCAGGGTGCTGTAGACTTTATTGCTGCCAAATCGAACGGTTCACTTAGGGATGCAGAGATGGTGCTTGATCAGCTAAGTTTGCTTGGCAAAAAAGTCACAATGGGCCTGGCATACGAGCTT ATTGGAGCCATCTCGGATGATGAATTACTGGGTTTGCTAGATATGGCATTGTCATCCGACACTTCTAATACAGTAATAAAGGCCAGGGAGTTGATGAGATCTCGGGTTGATCCTATGCAACTGATATCACAGATGGCAAATCTTGTTATGGACATTCTTGCTGGTAAATGTCAGGACAATGCTTCTGAAGTCCGAAAAAAGTTCTGTAGCAGGCACACCT CTGAAGCGGACTTGCAGAAACTGACCTTTGCATTGAGAGTATTCTCCGAAACTGAGAAGCAATTAAGGGTGTCCAAAAATCAAACGACATGGCTTACTGCAGCTCTGCTGCAGCTAAGCTCTGTGGAGTCTTCCTCCTCGGATGGAAATG CGGACAGCTTCAAGAATCTTGCCACTTGTTCATGCAAGTTAAATACACCAGACAAGTTGCGCATGCAGAAGGATAGTGATGGAAAGTTGGAAGCCGTATGGAAGAGAGCTACAGATTTATGCCTATCCAATTCACTCAAGAATTTTCTGAAGAAACAAGGAAAATTGTCTTCCTTGCTTCTTGATCAAG GTTTAGCAATAGCTGAATTGGAATTCTGCCATCCTGATTATGTATCAAAGGCTGAgaagtcgtggaagatcattGCAAATTCACTTCAATCTATATGTGGTTGCAATGTGGAGATCAGGATCAATCTTGTACCTTGTGCTTCTGATTCCAAGTATGCGAAAGTGAAGAAGTCATCTTTTAGGTTGTTCAGCTGTTCCCGCAGAATGCAGCAGACGTCGCAATCATCTACCGAACGTGGAACTGAATCAGACTATTCTGAGTACACATCTGAAAAGCCCATGTTAAGTGACCGACCTATTTTGCCTTGCTCCTCTGAGTGTTCTCATCAAATGCCAAATAACTGCAGTGACAGAATGGTGGTGGTAAGTACTTTGAGAAATAGCGAAGGAAATATACTCAGCACAAGGACCGCCTCATCCCACAGATCATTTGAAGATGATATGTCAAAGATACCTGGGTTAGTGGTTGATTCTTCGAAGGAAGAGGAAAGCAACCATGAATGCCATGTTTTGTCTTTTGAAGAACCTGAACATCAACCAAATTGTTTTCCTAGAACTCTGAAGCTTCAAAAGAAGTTCCGTTCGTCAAATGCTTCTCAGACGACCTGTTGCACCAAACAACATAACAAGACTGCATCATCTAGCCCAAGCAAGACATCTTTTGGTACGTGTCTCGTGGGAAATGATTCATATGTTTTCTGCAGCGGTGCTTGTAACAACACCGACAGCTGTATAAACGAGAATGT ACTGAAGAAGAATTCAGCCATGCTCTGTTGGAGAACCCCAACGCTTCACTCGGGAAAG GCCTTGCAGTTGAGACATAAGCAACAACATTTGAACCGAGGGTGTTGGGTTCTTCCCTGCTCAACTGCTAAGTAG
- the LOC137711539 gene encoding lysine-specific demethylase REF6-like: protein MAASSGLVAEANPEVFPWLKTLPVAPEYHPTWAEFQDPIAYIFKIEKEASQYGICKIVPPVPPSSKKTTIGNLNRSLAARAMVLGSSGPKSQPTFTTRQQQIGFCPRRPRPVHRPVWQSGEHYTFQEFEAKAKSFEKSYLRKCSKKGGLSPLEIETLYWKATVDKPFSVEYANDMPGSAFVPVSARKSSSTSKDAGDNVTLGDTAWNMRGVSRSKGSLLRFMKEEIPGVTSPMVYIAMLFSWFAWHVEDHDLHSLNYLHMGAGKTWYGVPRDAAVAFEEVVRVQGYAGEINPLVTFSTLGEKTTVMAPEVFVSSGVPCCRLVQNAGDFVVTFPRAYHTGFSHGFNFAEAANIATPEWLRVAKDAAIRRASINYPPMVSHFQLLYDLALALCSRMPARISSEPRSSRLKDKRKGEGDIVVKELFVQDVIQNNDLLHVLGKGSPIVLLPQSSSDLSVCSKLRVGSQSRVNPGFLPASYNLKEEMKSSGSVSDGLMIDGQQVKGFYSVRGKLASLSESNSLHPLSGCNNVCSLNLKRSNLSCERESHVEGEGLSDQRLFSCVTCGILSFACVAIIQPTEEAARYLMSADCSFFNDWVVGSGLGSKAFSGVTGDPVTSNNAPCTGLEENNAPNGLYDVPVHSGNYQIQVVDKRNEVVSNTEMPRETSALGLLALNYGNSSDLEEDQVEIDAPVCSDEPKVTNCSLESRYRDQSASLPYGGTSGVHSPSSAGSDCEKELRLQNFDHYATDGRKIANFKDTSHQDIDSSADFRTNNYASTATGFGKAIVPIQKTNTSCHPGCDEDSSRMHVFCLEHAVEVQQQLRSIGGVHILLLCHPDYPRIEEEAKSMAEELGISYLWNDMAFMNATKEDETRIQLALDSEDAIAGNGDWAVKLGINLFYSASLSRSHLYSKQMPYNSVIYKAFGRSSPASSPTRIDVYGRRGGKPKKVVAGKWCGKVWMSNQVHSFLVKRDPEEEVEVAEDEEERSFRAWAMPEEDDEVKSEITRRTEKTVKKYARKRKMAADTWTAKKAKCFEKEDAVSDYSLDDNSHQQQRRLPKSKQAKYIERGRTKKAKCIEKHDAFSDDSMQEDDSHQQNGRILHSEQVEYIGRSDVSDDSVGIDSHQQHRRTAKSKQFKPVETDVVSDDSFEGSSHQPRRVLRSKTTKCTGRENLISEDVRGFSSHQQRRSISRSKQARARFMEREDTSLDETPEDNSQQHKRNLRNKQTKPETRGKMRQETSRQVKQGTAPLAKQGTRTLRNQQTPQQTKKQTPRLRNNQSEQNNQSEQNSFDLYAEDETEGGPSTRLRKRAPKPSKVPGTKSKEQQQTARKKAKNASAGKTQAGRNETKREEDGEFVCDLEGCTMSFASKHELSLHKRNICPVKGCGKKFFSHKYLVQHRRVHTDDRPLRCPWKGCKMTFKWAWSRTEHIRVHTGARPYVCAEPGCAQTFRFVSDFSRHKRKTGHSAKKSKK from the exons ATGGCGGCTTCTTCTGGGTTGGTTGCAGAGGCGAACCCGGAAGTGTTTCCATGGCTCAAAACCCTACCCGTAGCTCCCGAGTACCACCCCACTTGGGCGGAGTTCCAAGATCCGATTGCCTACATTTTTAAAATCGAGAAGGAGGCTTCCCAGTACGGAATCTGCAAAATTGTGCCGCCGGTGCCGCCTTCCTCAAAGAAGACCACAATTGGGAACTTGAACCGGTCACTGGCTGCTCGGGCGATGGTTTTGGGTTCTTCGGGCCCGAAATCCCAGCCCACATTCACTACCCGGCAGCAGCAGATCGGGTTCTGCCCTCGGAGGCCACGGCCCGTGCACCGACCCGTGTGGCAGAGTGGCGAGCACTACACTTTCCAGGAATTTGAAGCGAAGGCTAAGAGCTTTGAGAAGAGTTACTTGAGAAAATGTAGCAAGAAGGGAGGGCTTTCGCCGCTGGAAATTGAAACCCTTTACTGGAAGGCGACTGTGGATAAACCCTTTTCGGTGGAGTATGCGAATGACATGCCCGGTTCAGCTTTTGTGCCAGTGAGTGCGAGGAAAAGTAGTAGTACTAGTAAAGATGCAGGGGACAATGTGACTCTTGGTGATACTGCTTGGAATATGAGGGGGGTGTCGAGGTCAAAAGGGTCGTTATTGAGGTTTATGAAGGAGGAGATTCCGGGGGTTACTTCGCCGATGGTGTATATAGCTATGTTGTTCAGCTGGTTTGCTTGGCATGTGGAGGACCATGACTTGCACAGCTTGAATTATCTGCATATGGGAGCAGGGAAGACGTGGTATGGTGTGCCGAGGGACGCTGCGGTTGCATTCGAGGAGGTTGTTAGGGTACAGGGCTATGCGGGAGAGATCAATCCTCTTG TTACCTTTTCAACCCTTGGCGAGAAGACGACTGTGATGGCGCCTGAAGTATTTGTCAGTTCAGGAGTTCCATGCTGCAG GCTTGTGCAAAATGCTGGGGACTTTGTTGTGACTTTCCCAAGAGCGTATCACACTGGATTCAGTCATG GATTTAATTTTGCGGAGGCAGCTAACATTGCAACTCCTGAGTGGTTGAGGGTTGCAAAAGATGCTGCTATTCGACGAGCTTCAATCAATTATCCTCCAATGGTGTCTCATTTTCAGTTACTTTATGATCTTGCTTTAGCATTGTGTTCAAG AATGCCTGCGCGCATAAGTTCTGAACCACGGAGTTCTCGACTGAAAGATAAGAGAAAGGGTGAAGGAGACATAGTAGTTAAAGAGCTATTTGTACAGGATGTCATTCAGAATAATGACCTGCTTCATGTTCTTGGAAAAGGGTCACCAATTGTCCTTCTACCCCAAAGTTCTTCAGACCTTTCTGTTTGTTCAAAATTACGTGTTGGTTCACAGTCAAGAGTAAACCCTGGCTTTTTGCCGGCCTCATACAATCTGAAGGAAGAAATGAAATCCTCAGGTTCAGTTTCTGATGGTCTCATGATAGACGGGCAGCAGGTTAAAGGTTTCTATTCCGTGAGAGGAAAACTTGCGTCTCTAAGTGAAAGTAATAGTCTTCACCCTTTAAGTGGATGTAACAATGTATGCAGCCTGAATTTAAAAAGGTCGAACTTGAGCTGTGAAAGAGAAAGTCATGTCGAAGGGGAGGGGTTGTCAGATCAGAGACTGTTTTCTTGTGTTACATGTGGAATTTTGAGCTTTGCTTGTGTTGCTATTATTCAACCAACAGAAGAAGCAGCCAGATATCTTATGTCAGCAGATTGTAGTTTTTTCAATGATTGGGTTGTTGGATCTGGATTGGGTAGTAAGGCGTTCTCGGGTGTAACTGGGGATCCAGTTACTTCAAATAATGCTCCTTGCACAG GATTGGAGGAAAACAATGCCCCTAATGGTTTATATGATGTGCCTGTTCACTCTGGTAATTATCAAATCCAGGTGGTTGATAAAAGAAATGAAGTGGTTTCAAATACTGAAATGCCGAGAGAGACTTCAGCTCTTGGTCTATTAGCTTTGAATTATGGAAATTCATCTGACTTGGAGGAAGATCAGGTTGAAATAGATGCTCCTGTCTGTTCTGATGAACCAAAGGTGACAAACTGTTCTTTGGAAAGTAGATATAGAGACCAAAGTGCTAGTCTTCCTTATGGTGGTACAAGTGGGGTTCACAGTCCCTCATCAGCAGGATCTGATTGTGAGAAAGAACTTCGTCTCCAAAATTTTGATCACTATGCTACAGATGGACGTAAAATAGCAAATTTCAAGGATACCAGCCATCAAGACATTGACAGCTCTGCTGATTTCAGAACTAATAATTATGCTTCCACAGCAACAGGTTTTGGTAAGGCTATCGTACCAATACAGAAAACAAACACGTCATGTCATCCAGGATGCGATGAAGACTCTTCTAGAATGCATGTCTTCTGCCTTGAGCATGCTGTAGAGGTTCAGCAGCAGCTTCGTTCAATTGGAGGTGTCCATATTTTACTCCTTTGTCATCCAG ACTACCCAAGGATAGAGGAGGAAGCCAAATCAATGGCAGAAGAGCTGGGAATAAGTTATCTCTGGAATGATATGGCATTCATGAATGCCACCAAGGAAGATGAGACGAGGATTCAGTTAGCTCTGGATAGCGAGGATGCCATTGCTGGGAACGGGGACTGGGCTGTAAAGTTGGGGATCAATCTCTTCTACAGTGCCAGCCTTAGCCGCTCTCATCTTTATAGTAAGCAGATGCCATACAATTCTGTTATATACAAAGCATTTGGCCGGAGCTCTCCTGCTAGTTCACCAACAAGAATTGATGTCTATGGGAGGAGAGGTGGCAAGCCAAAAAAGGTAGTGGCAGGGAAATGGTGTGGTAAAGTATGGATGTCGAATCAAGTTCATTCTTTTCTAGTAAAAAGGGATCCTGAGGAAGAAGTAGAAGTagcagaagatgaagaagagcGGTCCTTCCGTGCTTGGGCAATGCCAGAAGAGGATGATGAGGTAAAATCAGAAATCACACGCAGAACTGAGAAGACAGTTAAGAAGTATGCTAGGAAGAGGAAAATGGCTGCAGATACTTGGACAGCCAAGAAAGCcaaatgttttgagaaagagGATGCAGTTTCAGATTATTCATTAGATGACAACTCTCATCAGCAGCAAAGGAggcttcctaagagcaagcaaGCCAAATATATTGAGAGAGGTCGAACCAAGAAAGCCAAGTGTATTGAGAAACATGATGCATTTTCAGATGATTCAATGCAAGAGGATGATTCTCATCAGCAAAATGGGAGGATTCTTCACAGCGAGCAAGTTGAGTATATTGGGAGAAGTGATGTTTCAGATGATTCTGTGGGAATTGATTCTCATCAGCAGCATAGGAGGACTGCTAAAAGTAAGCAATTCAAACCAGTGGAAACAGATGTGGTTTCAGATGATTCGTTTGAGGGTAGTTCTCATCAGCCGCGGAGGGTCCTTAGAAGCAAGACAACTAAATGCACTGGGAGAGAAAATTTGATTTCGGAGGATGTTCGCGGGTTTAGTTCTCATCAGCAACGAAGGAGCATTTCTAGAAGCAAGCAGGCCAGAGCCAGATTCATGGAGAGAGAAGATACCTCTCTGGATGAAACACCGGAAGATAATTCTCAGCAGCATAAGAGAAATCTTCGAAACAAGCAAACCAAACCAGAGACCCGTGGGAAAATGAGACAAGAAACCTCTCGCCAAGTGAAACAAGGAACTGCTCCTCTTGCGAAACAAGGTACTCGCACTCTGAGAAATCAACAAACCCCTCAGCAAACGAAGAAGCAGACACCTAGGCTCCGAAATAATCAATCTGAGCAGAATAATCAGTCTGAGCAGAACAGCTTTGATTTATATGCTGAAGATGAGACAGAAGGTGGGCCTAGCACGCGCCTTAGAAAAAGAGCTCCTAAGCCCTCAAAAGTCCCTGGAACCAAATCAAAAGAGCAGCAACAAACCGCTAGGAAAAAGGCAAAGAATGCTTCAGCAGGGAAGACTCAGGCTGGCCGAAATGAAACaaagagggaagaggatggAGAATTCGTGTGTGATCTTGAGGGGTGTACCATGAGTTTTGCCTCGAAGCATGAGCTTTCCCTCCACAAAAGAAACATATGTCCAGTCAAGGGGTGCGGAAAGAAATTCTTCTCGCACAAGTATCTGGTGCAACATCGCCGAGTTCACACAGATGATCGTCCCCTTCGGTGTCCTTGGAAGGGTTGCAAGATGACATTCAAGTGGGCATGGTCCCGCACTGAGCACATTAGAGTTCACACAGGTGCTCGTCCCTATGTATGCGCTGAACCAGGGTGTGCACAGACCTTCCGATTTGTGTCAGATTTCAGCCGTCATAAGCGCAAGACCGGGCATTCGGCGAAGAAGAGTAAGAAGTGA